The Anoplolepis gracilipes chromosome 7, ASM4749672v1, whole genome shotgun sequence genome segment ttaaattttatagtattaatcGAACTCGCGTcatgttttttaaatcgaaTATAATACGAGTGTTTCTCAAATGGCAAATTACAGTAGTAGaacaaaagaattattatttatacttgacAATACAATGTGcttcttgtatttttaaaaatatataagcagAGTTTCCAGacacacaaataaaatttttagatttactAAACTTTTCAATGGCCGCGTTCGAACCGAAACGTCCAACTCAGTTAGCGATTGTTGGCGAGGATCAAGAATTCCAGATAAGTTGTCTGGAACCGTTAGGAGTTCCGCCGCCTAAAGTTTATTGGAGAGATCCTACGGGACATATAATAAGTGACACCGGCTCCGTACGCGTACAGGATAACACACTCATCATCGCACAGGCAGAAATGGGCAAGGACGATGGCAATTATACTTGTGTGGCCGAAAATCTTGCCGGCGAAACAGATATATCCGTCCAAATAGTGATATCCAGTAAGTTTATACGATTCTATgaacaaataaacaaaattcataattaaatacaataatacatcttttaaaatacaattaattaaattaattaaaattcttatcatAATGATTCAAAAGGATTACGTacttatacttatttattttctttaatttttagctCCGCCGAGTATCATAAGCTCTCCAGAGTCGCTCAACGTGATGGAAGGTGATTCCGTAACATTAACCTGTTCTTATTTAGGCATGGAACCGCCCGTAACGCAAGTGCACTGGATGAAAGACGGCACGCAGCTTAGGGAATCGGGCGGGCCGACGAGATACCGCGTAACCGATAATCATGGCAATGTTACCTTACACTTCAAGAGTGTTGATTTATCCGATGAGGGACGTTATATGTGTCAGATATTTACCTCGGGATTTCCGTCCCTGTTTTCGGATCCGGCTGTTCTCACGATCGAGGAGACACTCAAGTTCTCGCCCCAGCCTGTCAATAAACGCCTAGAGTTCGGTTCTACGGCGAAAGTATCGTGCAAGGCCCAGGGTGCCACGAATCCTACGGTGAAGTGGGTCAATGAGGGCGGGGACGAGGAATTCCCCAAACACGTGCTAGATATCAATGGCACTCTGCACTTCAACGGCGTTCTGATGGAGGACAAGGGTCGATACACTTGCATCGCAAGCAACACTCAGGGGTCCATCAATCACACGATTACCATCGATGTAGTTAGTAAGTAGTAAAGTGCTTATACTGCAGATATGGAGCGaacgataaattaatattgtcgAAATTGTCTTCCATAGTCGCGCCGAAGTTTACGATACAACCGCAAAATCCAACCGAGGCGATCGAGGGATATCCAGTGATGATACATTGTGCCGCCGAGGGTGATCCCAAACCGACCATTCAGTGGGACAGGGATGCTCGTATGAATAATTTAGATAGTTCTCGTTTCGAAGTATTAAGTAATGGAACTTTATACATTAAAGAGGTATATCTTAGCGACGAAGGAAAGTACGGATGTACCGCCGGTAATAGTGGTGGGCTGAAACGGGACGAGGTTCAATTAAATGTGAAAGGTATATTTCCGTtcatgctctctctctctctctctctctctctctctctctctctctctctctctatatatatatatatatatatatatatatatatatatatatatatagaataccttattataatttcaacttGCAAAATATCActgatataatttcaaattaattggAAGCTATTTTATAACGATAGAATACTTATGATTTAAGCTGGAGATAATTATAAAGCTGATATGGATTTGGAGGCTAGCGATGACGGTTCGATGATGACTAAGACAGTAACAATCACTCTTAGCGCAGCCGCAGCGTATATGGTGCTAGTTATTGGTCTCATGTTATACTGTCGTTATCGACGTCGCCGCAGGAAACAACAATATTTGCAAGAACAAACAGAAGGTATAATTAGTTGATATTcacatatatctaataatttaacaatatgatACACATATTTAAAGTCAACGTACACATCTATAAATTCCAGAAAAAATGGAGAATGGAGATATACCGGAGGAACAAACAGAGTTGAAAGAAACCGGTAATAAAGCGAATTCGACGAGCAAGAAAAAGGAGAACCGCGATTCTCACAAGAGTGATGGCGCGGATACAGCTCAGAGCCAAAGTAGTAATCAGTCTAAGAAATCCAAGTCGAATTATGACAAGATTGCCGCGTCGCGAAGCAACCTGAAAGAACTGAAACCTCTCGGACGAGGTGAATTCGGCGAGATTTACGCCACAAAGTATCAGATCGACGGCGACAAGGAATCTTTAGTTATGGTCAAGAGTCTCACAAACACAAAGGATGAGACTGCTCTTCAAGAATTTAAACGACAATTAGATCTTCTCCATAAGCTTAACCATGAAAACGTCGTCAAGTTAATTGGTCTGTGTCGAGAAGAGGAGCCCGATTACATGATCCTTGAATACACTGACTGGGGTGACCTAAAGCAGTTCTTGATCGCTTCGCGAAAAGACAACAATCCAAGTCCGACGCATGAATCAAAACCACCGCGTGCGCCTCAGCTATCGGTAGCGCAGATACTATCACTGTCGAACCAGGCTGCAAAGGGCCTGAAACACTTGGCCGATAATCGACTGGTCCACAAAGACATAGCCGCGCGCAATTGCCTGATCGCCAGCAATCTGACGATCAAGATCTCATTGCCGTGCATGACCAAAGAGCCGTATCAGCAGGAATACACGAAGCATCGAAACCAGGTGATTCCGCTGAGATGGTTGCCTTACGAGGCTGCGTATGAAGATGAATACTCTACCAAGAGCGACGTGTATTCGTTCTCCTGTCTGGTCTGGGAAATGTTCCATCAGGGTGAATTGCCGTTCAACAAGATGAACGACGAGTCCGTGCTGGCTCAAATTAAAGCGCAAACGCTCATATGGAAGCCGCACAAGGCGGCGCCGCCGGCTCTTCAGGACCTACAAGCACAGTGCTGGGCAAACGATCCGCGCGAGAGACCGACCTTCGACGAGGTAGTCTCGAAAATAGGCGAAATTGTGGTCGACAGCTGCCTGTAGTTTGGAATTTTGACGGCTGAATTATTATGCGAGCCTCTAAATATCGGAAATACTGCAATAGGGATAATGATTGTGCAGAGCTTGTACGTCGAGAGGTAAGGCTGACAAGCGCCGATGATTTACGCGGCAGTGACCTATCCCAAGTTAGGTGAGGGAACCCGAAAACGCCGCAGCTTCGCGCGCACGCGAAAATAATTAACCGGCTTTCATGTTAAACGCTTCGTATCAATTATAAACGCGTATAATGGATCGTAGGGGGATCTATCCTTCTTTTGTAAATGGAAAATGCTTGCTCATTAATCATTGAACGCGCGAGAATTATGTGTTTCAATGACGTCGATACGTCCGCGCGAACCGTGATGTATAGACCATACGCGAAATTAACTCTCACATCTCGTACGATTTTGATACACTTCGTTACATGGGATCGAGTGAGTAGCATCTCTTTACTGTACGAGaagttttgatatattttatatatatatggagcCCTCGCATGAAGGGGGCTTCACGCAGAGattcatttattatcattgtatTTTGAGCACTTTTAGATTTTGCTATCTTGTTACACAAACGTTTTTCGAAATCGCATAATCGAGTAATCTTCATCTTATATCGCGATTTTTGaacgttatattaatatcctCTCTCTATCGTTtccatattacatattacgtATCAAGTAAGTAGATAGCTAAGTAGATAGGTATTATAGTAAACCATTGGTTccacaataattattcatattacagTATTTTATCGTGTCCATACACTAGCTCTCTCGAtaaggaaataatatttatttcgaataacGTCTGTCTCCGCTCCATTGACTGTTCTATCGTCGAACTAAATAACGAATCTGTACGGGCCTATTACACGTTATTACGCAATAATGCAATACTTATAGTATATACAGtatcgatataataataagtatgatCATCACACATCGAATACTCGTAAGATATGTTAATCGTTAGACGAGCCGTAAGTTGGAAACTGATGACGGGAACGTTTTAATCGCCCGAGATTACGGATATTCTCGATTAAACCTCAGTGTTCGGACACGGCGCTACAACGACACGCATATTAAGAAAGTATCACGACCATATCAAATGACGAAGGAAATCTTATTTCCGCCTACATACTTTTACACGCGCTCCGTTAagacacatacatataaaacttaaggattatttataacatatatataaatatatttatgtgtgatAAGGACGTAATCGACCACTCGTAGTTGAAGAATAAAACGGCCTTGTACATACCGATGATATACGCGGAGTTCTCTTTAAACGCGAAAAACTAGCATGGATCatcgtattaattttcattaataatgcaATCATTCGAATCTCCGGATGACTTTTTATTGCTGGAACAAATTTCGTGGTGTTGGTATATCAGAGATGAAAGAATTATGGCTGGATGCTGGTGCGCGAGAAAATAGTAAACGATGCAGCATATACAGAATGATATtcgaaaacttatttttacatacgAAAATTAGAATCGATCAGACCAGGCGAAGTATCGCTCACGATATTTTTGTGCATCCAAGAGATTTACGGTTTGATAAATGGCGCGAACAATCTATATGCAACGGTCCAATAAAAGGAATAAGTATACTGAGTATATATTCGACCTCCCCATATTATTCGACTTGTACAACGAAAATCAACGTTCGTATTTTAATAGCAAGTTGTAATACTCTCTATTTCTCCATTTTATTCTACTGTAATAATACACGAGACAATTCCATAGGAGATACGCATGTTTGCTTCTTCCACTTTATACAAGACTTGGGTCGATAGTTTGAAAGCGAGATTCAAAgggtacaaaaaaaaaaaaaaaaaaaaagaaaatcattgGTAACATCTTTTAATCGTGCATGAATGACAACGACAGAAATGCTCATAGCAAGAAAGAATTATACAACTCATTTGTATTTCTAACAGCTTGTCGACAAATTAAAATGTGGCATAGTATGTGTAGAAAAGCGTTGTAACGTGTCcatattaattcggctttgtcAATTGGAAATGCGATCCGATAAAGTTTCACGTACGGATGAGATATGCGAGATAACTTATGACCTTTAACACAAAAAAAGATGATTGAGGCATATTGAAAGCCCTATTCAATCTACTTTTCCGATCTCAATCTTCAATAACACATTTTTGAACAGATGCGCAGAGTAACATCTTCatcaaaaagtaaattattaaatcatgaaaaaaatctaaaaagaaaaatgcaaattaattcaatgatGCTTCGAAATATCTATTCGTTATTGACAAACtgtttaaaattctttcgaaaaaaatgtagaaattaaaaaaattagaaatttcaaaCGAACAATTGTAAGCGAATTGTCGGCTTTGTGCATGctgataaatatatgatgtatTCTCTAcgcatatatagatatacaaaaTACTAAGACAACACTGTCAATGAGAGAAATATGCGACTGTTCTCTAAATTTAAAGCACCCTCGTTATACCGAGCATAACAAACCGCGAAAACACTTTGTTTGCATGAGAGCATCGTCGTGTCTTCGTGGATACTCTAATTAATAGTATGTAAAAGCACGAATAATCCTTAAAGTATCAACGGATCTAGAATTCATAGTGTTTCTACGAACGAATTTTATAATGCTTCCTAAGTGTTcgctatatatacatacatcaagAAATATTCTTGTGATCAGTGATGGTGAGCGTacttaaagtaataaaactaGTTGCGTGCTCTTTTCTGATTTGATTTCAACAAAATTCACGATAAATGTATACAGAGaggagtaaaaaatattcaaataaaaagtaaatagaaattatcgAAGATACGTATCAAGAGTATTTCtgcaatgaaaataattcggcatttttatatgaaacagtaatttttctcaagtattagatatattttggaaaacacaattttaatgaaagacGAAATTAATTAGCATATAGGGTTATCAACGTAATGTACGATAAGTCCagtcatatttaaatataaaaagatatttcgagCATAAACTTGATATTTAAGTACGACTCCCACATCACtgcttgtaatatataaactatgcTAGGAATATACCTTGCAGCGATCTAGCTCGTACTACGAGTACGTAAAGTTAAGGCCAATTATCCAAGTCCTGTGTGCTCATATCATTCGCTCAGATATTCTCTCATCTTGAACGACCACTGCCATAAAGAAAACAACAAGGCACAGCGATAGCTGAGCCAGTAAGTTTCATAAAAGCTACCTATTATATCCAATGTGTCTAGTCATATACGATGACAGAGTGAACAGCGTATAGAAAGCTCATTTGAATGACGTTCATATCCTTAAGCGTTCCAAATCGATTTCATTTTTAcagtattttgtaaatatttgtacttttttatCTATACAATACATcgtacttataaatttttggaatAGTATGTgctatgatatattaaataaagatgagaaaaacacttatatataatgtgcgtattataaaattatcctgACCTATAGTTTAGAACCTTATCCCATATTAAATGCTATAAAAGGcgaatatatttacaagatttctttgctttaatatatttctaaacttttaaatatctaaatttaatatatagtaactattattttgtataataattataatattattttataatttattgaaaaaaattgataattttactcttGTTCTAAaacaattacattttacaatcattatactagataaaaatattgaaagataagAAATCTAACagttaaaaaatcgatttttgtaCTTAGCTTTTTCAcgtatctataataaaacgtTCTCTGATGAGAAAAAAGATGTATAATATCGTGGAAAGAGGATTTTTACGATTGCTAGAGAAGGAGGTGGTATATTAcctaatcaaatttatttttacttaatatttcatGGTACAGTCTATAcctattatgatatataaaataacgtagTGTCGTCGAATGCAAACAGATTCAACGAAAGCAGAAACGTTGACTGAGTAGCGCCTAGAAAAGTAAAGTGATTGAATGTCAGAAATGAAGCACACATAAATCGATACAAACGCAGTAACGTGAGAggtatgtttctttttaatcatgtgtttgtatatttatatataaagtctaAAAAAAGGATGAGAATTACTTAATCCTTTAGTacttaattcattaatatagCAGCAGCCTCGCTCTCTATAATagtactaaatataataatggtataatgCGGTAATTATCGttaatatagattattaacattataaataatataatcgt includes the following:
- the LOC140667441 gene encoding tyrosine-protein kinase-like otk, which codes for MRHLMIPLPLLLCMLALVRGQDGDLYFSVSPAEHSVVEGSPVRLRCEAQPNSHVKYSWKMDGQQLAPSPRRHQVEGDLYITRVSRILDSGSFVCVATHEKTGYSIESSPAKIDVKWVSEASVQLQQPKLPSAIREGSEIELRCHVDGSGDMKYEWFKNTVSVERSDHIEIKKKKLHIHRAVAKDSGMYTCLAKNDAGSSPVTESYPLIVSGNETATIKVVPRNLIAKRGEPAVLHCLFEDADEVQWYFKGIGPLESDEERTILENGTLMIHAADQRDQGFYSCHGIRDETSISYTVELQIAYLLNFSMAAFEPKRPTQLAIVGEDQEFQISCLEPLGVPPPKVYWRDPTGHIISDTGSVRVQDNTLIIAQAEMGKDDGNYTCVAENLAGETDISVQIVISTPPSIISSPESLNVMEGDSVTLTCSYLGMEPPVTQVHWMKDGTQLRESGGPTRYRVTDNHGNVTLHFKSVDLSDEGRYMCQIFTSGFPSLFSDPAVLTIEETLKFSPQPVNKRLEFGSTAKVSCKAQGATNPTVKWVNEGGDEEFPKHVLDINGTLHFNGVLMEDKGRYTCIASNTQGSINHTITIDVVIAPKFTIQPQNPTEAIEGYPVMIHCAAEGDPKPTIQWDRDARMNNLDSSRFEVLSNGTLYIKEVYLSDEGKYGCTAGNSGGLKRDEVQLNVKAGDNYKADMDLEASDDGSMMTKTVTITLSAAAAYMVLVIGLMLYCRYRRRRRKQQYLQEQTEEKMENGDIPEEQTELKETGNKANSTSKKKENRDSHKSDGADTAQSQSSNQSKKSKSNYDKIAASRSNLKELKPLGRGEFGEIYATKYQIDGDKESLVMVKSLTNTKDETALQEFKRQLDLLHKLNHENVVKLIGLCREEEPDYMILEYTDWGDLKQFLIASRKDNNPSPTHESKPPRAPQLSVAQILSLSNQAAKGLKHLADNRLVHKDIAARNCLIASNLTIKISLPCMTKEPYQQEYTKHRNQVIPLRWLPYEAAYEDEYSTKSDVYSFSCLVWEMFHQGELPFNKMNDESVLAQIKAQTLIWKPHKAAPPALQDLQAQCWANDPRERPTFDEVVSKIGEIVVDSCL